One window from the genome of Candidatus Coatesbacteria bacterium encodes:
- the fabG gene encoding 3-oxoacyl-[acyl-carrier-protein] reductase produces MTEDKQQHGAAVVTGGARGIGAAIARRLAVDGYPVALWDVNKDGLEEMVDELKSAGQRTVGRLVDVTDYEDVTNAAKEVAAEFGGIAALVNNAGITRDALFVRMKPVDWELVLKINLTGAFNCCRAVARMMMKARRGRIVNIASVVGLMGNASQANYAASKAGMLGLTKSLAKELGGRGVTVNAVAPGFIETEMTKLPEEIVKGWLELIPLKRAGTPQDVAGVVRWLCSPEAAYITGQVVNIDGGMVM; encoded by the coding sequence ATGACCGAGGACAAGCAACAGCACGGCGCGGCCGTGGTCACCGGCGGCGCCCGGGGCATCGGCGCGGCGATCGCCCGTCGCCTGGCCGTCGACGGCTATCCCGTGGCCCTGTGGGACGTCAACAAGGACGGCCTGGAGGAGATGGTCGATGAGTTGAAGAGCGCCGGTCAGCGGACCGTGGGGCGACTCGTCGACGTGACCGACTATGAAGACGTGACCAACGCCGCCAAAGAGGTCGCCGCCGAGTTCGGCGGGATCGCCGCGCTGGTCAACAACGCGGGGATCACCCGGGACGCCCTCTTCGTGCGGATGAAACCGGTCGATTGGGAGCTGGTGCTCAAGATCAACCTCACCGGGGCCTTCAACTGCTGTCGCGCCGTCGCCCGGATGATGATGAAGGCCCGTCGGGGCCGGATCGTCAACATCGCCAGCGTGGTGGGCCTGATGGGCAACGCCAGCCAGGCCAACTACGCCGCCAGCAAGGCGGGGATGCTGGGGCTGACCAAGAGTCTGGCCAAGGAGCTCGGCGGTCGCGGGGTGACGGTCAACGCCGTGGCGCCGGGGTTCATCGAGACCGAGATGACCAAGCTGCCCGAGGAGATCGTCAAGGGTTGGCTGGAGCTGATCCCGCTCAAGCGCGCCGGCACCCCGCAGGACGTCGCCGGCGTGGTGCGCTGGCTCTGCTCCCCCGAGGCCGCCTACATCACCGGCCAGGTCGTCAACATCGACGGCGGGATGGTGATGTGA